The sequence TTGTTAAATAATTATCTGACGTCTATGTATGGATGTAAACCTCTGCTTTCTACATTCTAACAATTCGCCGGGCTCTTGTTAATACCCTCTTCCTTCTACGCTTCCTTTTAAGATATTCTTATGGCTCATGACATATAAAAGCCAGCTTTCCGCAAAAGCTGGCCCGTTACTCTACTGCGTTGTGATTGCTTACGAACATTTTCAAGCCAATACAGCAACAGCTTCGCTTATTTGGCTGCAGGGACGAATCGGCAAATGCCATCCTCCGCCCCCTTCACGCTGCTTCCCGGCTTGGCATACAGTCCCAGATTCCCTGAAGCTACAAGCCCCGTTTTATGGTCCCTGGCAGGGTAAATCCCCGTCCTTCCAGCTTCAGCAGTTTCTTCCGCAGATCCCCTGACGAGAAGTGCTCCCCGATAAATACAGCCACGTCCGTGACCTCTCCCTGCGGGTTAATCTTTAGAAAGTCCGACTCCCGGTACGCGTACTGGAACAGAAAGCGCCCCGAAGTATCATTAAAGGTAAGCACACCCTTCGCCCTGTATACGTCCCCGGGCAGTTCTTTGATAAAGGCTTCAAATTCCACACTGTTAATCGGATTCTTAAAAAAGTGCGTATATGCCATCACATGATCATGTGCAGCCCGTTTGGGATCAACGGCATTCTTCTCCCCTGCCTCCGTCAAGCCCTCGCCTGAAATCGAAGCCAAGGAATCCGTTTCCGGCGCATGCTCCGAGATTTCCGTAAAAGCTGTGTTATCCGTGCGGTCGATCAGACTTTCCGGTTCCACCTCGCATCGTACCGCCGGAATAATCTCCGCGAACGCATTCCATTTGCGCAGAACCCCGTTTACTTCCTCCGCTTCTTCCGGGGACACGCGGTCCGTTTTGTTCAGAATCAGCACGGAAGCGCTGCGGATTTGCTCCTGCATCAGCCGGTATGAGGCCCCTTTCTGCTCTCTGTGCAGCTGAAGCAGATGGGCGGCGTCAACTACGGTGATCAGGCCCTTTAATTCGACGTTGCTATAGAGCGAGGTTTCCGTCACATTATCAATGATATCTAGAGGATTGGCCGCTCCCGTCGCTTCAATGACGATGACATCCGGCGACTCTTTTTTCACCAGGGTATTAAGCTCCATACTGAGATCCGCGCTTGCGGAGCAGCAGATGCAGCCACCGAGCAGTTCCGCCATCGGCACCGATTTATCGACCATCATGCCGTCGAAGTTGACCTCTCCGAGCTCGTTCATGACAACGGCCGGACGCAGGTCTTGATCTTTCCAATACTCCAGCAATCGGTACAGCAGAGTTGTTTTGCCGCTGCCAAGAAAGCCTGACAGTATATATACAGGAATGGTTCTATCCATATCTCATTCTCTCCCAATGTATCTGTTCTGTAAGCGAGTGTACTACATTCCTTACCGGCGAAGCAACCTCAGCAAAATAATGTATACGCTTTCCAAGTAAACGCTCACAGCTTCCCACTTTCTCTTTTCTTGCAAGCTGGCATCTCTTTCCCCTATGATAGTGGCGTATGCGAATCATGTAAATTTGCGGCAAGGAGTGAAGAAGACCTATGAATTCAGTCGAACAGCACCGCAAGGAAGCCCCGGATTCGGTCAATTGCTATATTATTACGGTTTCCGACACCCGGACGATGGATACGGATAAAGGCGGCAGCCTTATTGAGACGCTGCTGGAAGAATCTGGCTATAAGATTGCCGGGCGGATCATTGTCAAGGATGATTATGACGATATCCGCGAACTTATTCACGAATGTGCAGGAGATAGCGGCATCGAGGCCGTGCTGCTTACGGGCGGCACCGGCATTGCTCCCCGCGACACCACCTACGAGGCGGTCAAGTCGCTGCTGGACAAAGAAATGCCCGGATTCGGGGAAATATTCCGTTATTTGAGCTTTGCCGAGGATATCGGAACCGCAGCGATCCTGAGCCGCGCGGTAGCCGGTACAATCGGCAGCACCGCCGTGTTCTCCATGCCCGGGTCCGTTGGAGCGGTTAAGCTTGCAATGACTCGGCTAATTATTCCTGAGCTGCGCCATGTGATGCGGGAGATTTATAAATCCTCCTGAAATCTCTCTCCAGCATCTGTAACCGGACCCTGAATGGGGTCTGGTTTTTTTGCATTGACACGGTCCATTTTCCCCGATATAATGTTGAACACTTTTCGCGAAAGTGGTTTTTGATTAACCATCCGGTTAATCGGAAAGGAACTTAATGAGCTCATTACCATTATTGCACCGTAAAATCAAAACCGTTGTCAGTCCCTTCCATGAAATGCTATGCAGCCTGCATGTGCTGTACCAGCCGGAGCATCATCCAAGGCGGCTAGAGTGGTCTCAGGAGCTGCTGAAAAAAATGCCGCCCCAGCTTCGGGATGGCATCCGTCAAGTTGGCGGATGGACCGACTGCTGGACCGCATTAGTTGACCTGGCAGACCATGCCGGACAGCCTATGACCTGCCGGAAAGGCATTGATGCGCTGAGCACCCAACCGGACGCCGAGCTGATCCACTTGGCATTGAACAATAGAGTGCCAATTGGAAGCATCATCCAATGGATGAACGGCACAAGAGGGCTGGAAGATCAGGAACTAGAGGAGGCCGGGCTGACGCTGCTTGACTCGCTGGAGGAATTCCGCAAGCTGCTTACAGGCACGCTTGCCGAGTACGAGGAATCTTTTTTTCGCCGGGAATGGCAGGATGTCGAGCCATGGCTGCAGACGGCCGCCGCCGCCTTTCAGCAGGAGGCCGAAAAGTCCGTAGAAAAAGCCCTTGCTTCCCTGCATCCGCGCTTGTTTGCGGAGAATGGGGAGATTACCGCACAGAAAGCGAATACCTACCATTTTTCCTATGACAGCCTGGAGCATATTTATGTGTTTCCCAGCACCTTTATATTTCCCCATCTCTTAATCGGCTGGTACGGAAAAGATCTCTATTTGCCGCTTGCCGTCGACATTCCTGAGCTGCCGTACAGCGAAGCTCCGCCGGCCGACCTGCTCCTGCGTTTCAAGGCGCTTGGCGACGAGACCCGGCTCAAGATCGTGAAGCTGCTGTGGAAAGGACCGCACTGCACAAAGCAGCTTGCTCCCGTCCTTGGGATATCCGAAGCGGCTGTGTCCAAGCATCTGAAGCTTCTGACCGAAGCCGGTCTGATCAGGGCCAAACGCCGGGGGAACTATCAGTTTTACTCCGCCGACAAGGAGGAATTTGAGATGACGCTTGTGCTGCAAAGACAGTTTCTGGAGCAGTAACTTTAACAAGAGCCGTATAAAGGAGCGCTGATTCATGTGGCATACCGCCCTCGCAACTTTGGTCAGGAACCAAAGGTCCAATCTTAGAGCTTATCCCTGGACGTTTACGTTCGGCCACATCATTGATGGAACGTATCTCGTCCTTGTCACCTATTTTTCCTATGTATATCTGATTAGTGGCGATGTTGAGACCCGGTTTGCCGCGTATGCGGGCACCTCCGATTATTTAACGTATGTCATGATCGGCGGGGCGCTGAGTCTGTTCTCGGTAAGCATGATTATGAATGTTTCGAGGGCACTGATTACGGAGTGGCGGGAAGGCACATTGGAAGCGCTGCTGCTCTCTCCTTCCAGCCGTTTCGGTTATTTTGCGGGGACTGCCGTTCAGCAGCTTATGCGTAGTCTGTTCGAGCTTGCGGTCGTGCTGATTTTCGGAATTGCGGCGGGTTTGAAGCTGCCTGATTTCGATGCATTGTCCGTACTGTTCGGCGTTTTCGCCTACCTGCTGTCCTGTTTCTCCATGGGACTTCTGCTGGGATGCGTTATGCTGCATACGCGGGATACTTTTTTTGTGCAAAATACGCTGTTCGCGTTTACCGCCCTGTTATGTGGATTTCAGTTCCCCCGGGAGTATCTGCCCGAAGCTCTGCGGCTAACGGGGAATCTGTTTCCCTTGACCGATGCGCTGGCGCTGCTGCGGGGAAGCTTGCTGACGGGCGGGGTCATCCGGTTTGGCGATATTGTTCCTGTCCTGCTGCTCTGCGCCGTCTATATCGCGCTAGCTCTCTGGAGCGGCAGAAGGATCGAGCGGCGAATGTTCGAGCGGTATTGAAAGGAGATTTTGTGCAGAACGGTAGGCACTACATAAGAAGAAAGGCTGTGAACAGGATGATCGTAATGAACGAAGTTACCAAAATATACGAAACTAAGAACAGGCTTGGCTGGTTGCGCGCCGAACGTGTGAAGACTGAAGCGGTAAAATCGCTGTCGCTCACTCTTGAGCCTGGACAAATCACGGGTCTGCTAGGACTTAACGGAGCCGGCAAAACGACGACCATCCGCATGCTGTCCACCCTGCTTGATCCGACGGAAGGCAGCATTGAGGTCGACGGACTCGACATGAACCGCAGCCGCAGCGCCATTCAGCAAAAAGTGAATATGATCGCAGGCGGCGAACGGATGCTGTATTGGCGGCTTACGGGACGAGAGAACCTCCACTATTTCGGTTCTTTGTACGGTCTGGACTCCGCCCGTCTCCGGCTGGAAAGCGACCGGCTGCTAAGCGAGGTAGGTCTTGCTGATGCGGCGGACCGTCCGGTAGAGCAGTATTCCAAAGGCATGAAGCAGCGCTTGCAAA is a genomic window of Paenibacillus durus ATCC 35681 containing:
- a CDS encoding CobW family GTP-binding protein, whose amino-acid sequence is MDRTIPVYILSGFLGSGKTTLLYRLLEYWKDQDLRPAVVMNELGEVNFDGMMVDKSVPMAELLGGCICCSASADLSMELNTLVKKESPDVIVIEATGAANPLDIIDNVTETSLYSNVELKGLITVVDAAHLLQLHREQKGASYRLMQEQIRSASVLILNKTDRVSPEEAEEVNGVLRKWNAFAEIIPAVRCEVEPESLIDRTDNTAFTEISEHAPETDSLASISGEGLTEAGEKNAVDPKRAAHDHVMAYTHFFKNPINSVEFEAFIKELPGDVYRAKGVLTFNDTSGRFLFQYAYRESDFLKINPQGEVTDVAVFIGEHFSSGDLRKKLLKLEGRGFTLPGTIKRGL
- a CDS encoding molybdenum cofactor biosynthesis protein B, whose protein sequence is MNSVEQHRKEAPDSVNCYIITVSDTRTMDTDKGGSLIETLLEESGYKIAGRIIVKDDYDDIRELIHECAGDSGIEAVLLTGGTGIAPRDTTYEAVKSLLDKEMPGFGEIFRYLSFAEDIGTAAILSRAVAGTIGSTAVFSMPGSVGAVKLAMTRLIIPELRHVMREIYKSS
- a CDS encoding ArsR/SmtB family transcription factor yields the protein MSSLPLLHRKIKTVVSPFHEMLCSLHVLYQPEHHPRRLEWSQELLKKMPPQLRDGIRQVGGWTDCWTALVDLADHAGQPMTCRKGIDALSTQPDAELIHLALNNRVPIGSIIQWMNGTRGLEDQELEEAGLTLLDSLEEFRKLLTGTLAEYEESFFRREWQDVEPWLQTAAAAFQQEAEKSVEKALASLHPRLFAENGEITAQKANTYHFSYDSLEHIYVFPSTFIFPHLLIGWYGKDLYLPLAVDIPELPYSEAPPADLLLRFKALGDETRLKIVKLLWKGPHCTKQLAPVLGISEAAVSKHLKLLTEAGLIRAKRRGNYQFYSADKEEFEMTLVLQRQFLEQ
- a CDS encoding ABC transporter permease, producing the protein MWHTALATLVRNQRSNLRAYPWTFTFGHIIDGTYLVLVTYFSYVYLISGDVETRFAAYAGTSDYLTYVMIGGALSLFSVSMIMNVSRALITEWREGTLEALLLSPSSRFGYFAGTAVQQLMRSLFELAVVLIFGIAAGLKLPDFDALSVLFGVFAYLLSCFSMGLLLGCVMLHTRDTFFVQNTLFAFTALLCGFQFPREYLPEALRLTGNLFPLTDALALLRGSLLTGGVIRFGDIVPVLLLCAVYIALALWSGRRIERRMFERY